One genomic segment of Gadus chalcogrammus isolate NIFS_2021 chromosome 3, NIFS_Gcha_1.0, whole genome shotgun sequence includes these proteins:
- the scoca gene encoding short coiled-coil protein A, translating to MNCDMDGDMENQVEMEEKTRLINQVLELQHTLEDLSARVDAVKEENLKLKSENQVLGQYIENLMSASSVFQTTDTKSKRK from the exons ATGAATTGCGACATGGATG GAGACATGGAGAACCAGGTTGAGATGGAGGAGAAGACCAGGCTCATCAATCAGGTTCTGGAACTCCAGCATACCTTGGAAG ATCTGTCCGCGCGGGTGGACGCCGTCAAGGAGGAGAACCTGAAGCTGAAGTCGGAGAACCAGGTCCTGGGCCAGTACATCGAGAACCTCATGTCTGCCTCCAGCGTCTTCCAGACCACAGACACCAAGAGCAAACGAAAGTAA